The segment CAGAATAAAGGCTATACTGTAATTGGTTTAACAGCCTCTGGGAATCCGAAGAAACAAGAGGTTCGCGACGCTTATGACTTAGATTTCGATTTCTATTTATGTGACGAAAAAGTATTAAAAACTATTGTAAGAGCAAATCCTGGAGTTGTTGTTTTAGAAAAAGGAACTGTGATGCAAAAAGTACATTATAATGATATTGATGAGCTAGAATTCTAACATTTAAAATCAATTTTCGTATCAATTATATTCTAAATAAGACATTTTACGCCTTTCTCACCTTATTTGGTGTAGTCACCGTCATTTTCTTCTTATTTAATGTCCTTCCTGGAGACCCTGCCCAAATGATGTTAGGACAAAATGAAGATAGTGAGCAAGTAGCTATCGTTAAAGCTAAATATGGTTTTGATAAACCAATGTCAACTCAATATCTTTATTATCTCAATGATTTATCGCCATTATCTTTTCATTCTGAAAATTCTAAAGATTACACTTTTTTAAGTGACGGAAAATATAGCGCATCAAAATTGTTCACCATAGGAAATTCGACGACCGTCATTAAATTTCCGTATTTGAGAGAGTCTTTTACAAAACAAGGTAAAAAAGTCTCACAAGTTATTGGTGAGACCTTACCCAATACATTCGTATTGGCTGTTTCAGCCATAGTTATTGCAATTATATTAGGGATTATTTTCGGGATTATTTCGGCATTATTTAAGGATCATTGGATTGATAAGACCATTCAAATTTTTAGTACCTTAGGAATGAGTGTACCTTCATTCTTTAGTGCGATACTGTTTGCTTGGTTTTTCGGATTTGTATTGCACAAATACACTAATTTGGAAATGACAGGTAGTTTGTATGAACTCGACGATTTTGGAGAAAAAGTGAATATTAAATGGAAGAACCTTTTACTGCCTGCCGTAGTTTTAGGGATTCGTCCGCTGGCTGTAGTTATTCAGCTCATGCGTAATTCGTTACTTGAAGTGTTTAATCAAGATTATATAAGAACTGCTAGAGCAAAAGGTCTAAGCGAATTTCAGATTATCAAACGACATGCTGTAAAAAACGCACTGAATCCAGTTGTGACAGCAATTTCAGGATGGTTTGCTTCAATGTTAGCCGGTGCAGTGTTTGTGGAGTATATCTTTGGTTGGAATGGCCTTGGAAAAGAAATAGTAAATGCCTTAAACACACTCGATTTACCAGTCATTATGGGATCCGTTTTAGTCATAGCGCTTTTGTTTATTATCATAAATATCTTCGTTGATATCATCTATGGTTGGTTGGATCCTAAAGTAAAATTAGAATAGTATGAACAAGTTCTTAGCCTTAATTATTGTCATGGTGTGCTTTATCAACTGTGAAGCACAACCCGATCCAACATCCTTTTCTGATGCTGCGCTTAATGGTGTATTTGTAGATAGTAAAGGGGATGCTCATAGTTTACAATCCGTACTGGAAACTCATCAAGGTAAGACTATTTTAATTGATGTTTGGGCAAGTTGGTGTCGTGATTGTATTGTAAGTTTGCCAGATCTTAATGCTGTACAAAACGAATATGCTGATGTAGTTTTCGTGTTTTTGTCGATAGATAAAACCGAAAAGAGCTGGAAAAAAGGAATTAGAAAATATCATATCAAAGGAGAGCATTATTTCATGTCGGATGGCTGGGATAGTGCTTTTAGCGAGTTTGTAGACCTCGATTGGGTACCGCGTTATATGGTTATAGATAAAGAAGGTCATATCGCTTTGTTTAGAGCTGTAAAAATTACAGATCCAAAAATTAAAGAACATTTAAATTAAATATAAGTTTCTACGGAAACACATAACATAATAATCATGAGAAAACATATTGTAGCAGGAAACTGGAAAATGAACAACGATTTATCGCAAACAGCAGCGCTAATTTCAGATTTAAAAGAACAAGAGAAAACCTCCGATGCTGAAGTAATGATTGCACCATCGTTTACAAATCTGTGGCATACTTTTGAATCGACAAGAGAAGATGATATTGAAGTGGTGGCTCAAAACATGCACTTTGCCGAAAATGGAGCCTATACGGGAGAAGTTAGCGCAAGAATGTTAAAGAGTATCGGAATTAGAACCGTTATTTTAGGACATAGTGAGCGTCGCGCTTATTACAATGAAACCGATGAGTCCTTAGCCAAAAAAGTAGACACTGCATTAGCAAATGAAATGCGTGTCATTTTCTGCTTTGGTGAAGAAT is part of the Formosa sp. Hel1_31_208 genome and harbors:
- a CDS encoding ABC transporter permease yields the protein MNYILNKTFYAFLTLFGVVTVIFFLFNVLPGDPAQMMLGQNEDSEQVAIVKAKYGFDKPMSTQYLYYLNDLSPLSFHSENSKDYTFLSDGKYSASKLFTIGNSTTVIKFPYLRESFTKQGKKVSQVIGETLPNTFVLAVSAIVIAIILGIIFGIISALFKDHWIDKTIQIFSTLGMSVPSFFSAILFAWFFGFVLHKYTNLEMTGSLYELDDFGEKVNIKWKNLLLPAVVLGIRPLAVVIQLMRNSLLEVFNQDYIRTARAKGLSEFQIIKRHAVKNALNPVVTAISGWFASMLAGAVFVEYIFGWNGLGKEIVNALNTLDLPVIMGSVLVIALLFIIINIFVDIIYGWLDPKVKLE
- a CDS encoding TlpA disulfide reductase family protein — translated: MNKFLALIIVMVCFINCEAQPDPTSFSDAALNGVFVDSKGDAHSLQSVLETHQGKTILIDVWASWCRDCIVSLPDLNAVQNEYADVVFVFLSIDKTEKSWKKGIRKYHIKGEHYFMSDGWDSAFSEFVDLDWVPRYMVIDKEGHIALFRAVKITDPKIKEHLN
- the tpiA gene encoding triose-phosphate isomerase → MRKHIVAGNWKMNNDLSQTAALISDLKEQEKTSDAEVMIAPSFTNLWHTFESTREDDIEVVAQNMHFAENGAYTGEVSARMLKSIGIRTVILGHSERRAYYNETDESLAKKVDTALANEMRVIFCFGEELADRKAGNEESVVEGQIKNALFHLPADAFTNIVLAYEPVWAIGTGETASPGQAQDMHAFIRKTLENKYGHQVADDMTILYGGSVKPGNAKEIFGKPDVDGGLIGGAALNADDFYAIVNAF